A window of the Microbacterium sp. LWH13-1.2 genome harbors these coding sequences:
- a CDS encoding error-prone DNA polymerase, which yields MGWHNPPLSWNELERTLSGEESPYPTGGTPPSTRPGTRPDPGPISTRRKRTPPTAVGRPEDAVPYAELHAHSSYSFLDGASSPEDLLAEAERLGLTALALTDHDGFYGAARFAEVAELMDVKVQTVYGAELSLGLDAPQRGAPDPIGDHLLVLADGLEGYHRLSGAMTAAHLRGGEKGRPVYDLDELAATADGHWTILTGCRKGGVRRGLEAGDAHTPLRRLVDLFGQDHVAVELFDHGDPQDSRRNDALADLARRMRLPVVATNNVHYAAPERASLAEAVAAVRAVRSMDDLDGWLPAHGGAHLRSGAEMAARFRRHPGAISYGLELAAASAFPLRRARPALPKQEVPDGHTPMSWLRHLVWEAVPTKYPRLDDDGRRRIGRELDVIQEKDFPGYFLIVHGIVTEAKRLGILCQGRGSAAASAVCYLLGITAVDPILYRLPFERFLATTRQEEPDIDVDFDSDRREEIIQWVYREYGRERAAQVANVIQYRPKNAVRDMARALGYSPGQQDAWSRQVDGWSSGLEVAEEHDIPANVLEYAGELLKAPRHLGIHSGGMVLTARPVGEVVPVEHARMENRTVIQWDKDDAAWMGLVKFDLLGLGMLAALQHCFDLIRDATGERWTLETLPKEEPAVYDMLCRADSIGVFQVESRAQIGLLPRLQPRAFYDLAIQIALIRPGPIQGGAVHPFVRRKMAKDALDEENRARTARGEDPVVLEIPYPHDDLKPILERTLGIPIFQEQLIQMATAIGDCTADEADLLRRAMGSKRGLEKIEKVRDKLYAGMTRRGLSAEQSDRIYAQIQAFSNFGFAESHSLSFALLVYASSWLKLHYPAAFLAGLLRSQPMGFYSASTLTADARRHGVEVRRPDLHSSGATETLEPLEGAPLRAPTGLDSCSDPLQPRVPRFDRSLPDESAAHRRDGGYAVRMGLSGVRGIGLPLAERIVAERESGGLFRDLNDLVRRTDATAAQLEALATAGAFECLGLQRREAIWLSGAAAEDRSRFLPGTTVAVQPPLFTDQSSYERLSADLWATGVSTDDHPMAHFRALLRERGVLTSLDLQGHETGRRIEVAGLVTHRQRPATAAGVTFLNLEDESGLVNVICSTGVWSRYHRVARDSPALIIRGILERSAEGVVNVLADAFEDLRTGVTHRSRDFR from the coding sequence ATGGGTTGGCACAATCCGCCTCTGTCGTGGAACGAGCTGGAACGCACCCTCAGCGGTGAGGAGTCGCCCTATCCGACCGGCGGGACGCCACCGAGCACGCGGCCGGGCACGCGCCCGGACCCCGGTCCCATCAGCACCCGGCGCAAGAGGACTCCTCCGACCGCGGTCGGACGGCCGGAGGACGCCGTCCCCTACGCCGAGCTGCATGCGCATTCGTCGTATTCCTTCCTCGACGGCGCCTCCTCCCCCGAAGACCTCCTCGCCGAGGCCGAGCGGCTGGGCCTGACCGCTCTGGCGCTCACCGACCACGACGGCTTCTACGGTGCGGCCCGCTTCGCCGAGGTCGCAGAGCTGATGGATGTCAAGGTGCAGACCGTGTACGGAGCCGAGCTCTCCCTCGGACTCGACGCGCCGCAGCGGGGCGCCCCCGATCCGATCGGCGACCATCTGCTCGTGCTCGCCGACGGCTTGGAGGGTTACCACCGGCTCTCCGGCGCGATGACGGCCGCCCATCTCCGAGGCGGAGAGAAGGGCCGCCCCGTCTACGACCTCGACGAGCTGGCCGCCACCGCAGACGGGCACTGGACGATCCTCACCGGATGCCGCAAGGGCGGGGTCCGCCGCGGACTCGAAGCCGGAGACGCGCACACCCCGCTGCGCCGCCTGGTCGATCTGTTCGGGCAGGACCACGTCGCCGTCGAGCTCTTCGACCACGGCGATCCGCAGGACTCGCGACGCAACGATGCTCTCGCAGACCTCGCCAGACGGATGAGGCTGCCCGTGGTGGCGACCAACAACGTGCACTACGCCGCACCCGAGCGGGCGTCGCTCGCCGAAGCCGTCGCCGCGGTGCGGGCCGTGCGCAGCATGGACGATCTCGACGGCTGGCTCCCCGCACACGGAGGGGCGCATCTGCGCAGCGGTGCGGAGATGGCGGCGCGCTTCCGGCGTCACCCCGGCGCGATCTCGTACGGGCTGGAGCTCGCCGCGGCATCCGCCTTCCCTCTCCGCCGCGCGCGCCCTGCGCTCCCGAAGCAGGAGGTGCCGGACGGCCACACTCCGATGAGCTGGCTGCGGCACCTGGTGTGGGAGGCCGTGCCGACGAAGTACCCGCGCCTGGATGACGACGGTCGCCGCCGGATCGGCCGCGAGCTCGACGTCATCCAGGAGAAGGACTTCCCCGGCTACTTCCTCATCGTGCACGGGATCGTCACCGAGGCGAAGCGTCTCGGCATCCTCTGTCAAGGTCGCGGCTCGGCTGCGGCGAGCGCCGTCTGCTACCTGCTCGGGATCACCGCCGTCGACCCGATCCTCTACCGCCTGCCCTTCGAGCGCTTCCTCGCGACCACACGTCAGGAGGAGCCCGACATCGATGTGGACTTCGACTCCGACCGCCGCGAGGAGATCATCCAGTGGGTGTACCGCGAGTACGGGAGGGAACGCGCGGCGCAGGTGGCGAATGTCATCCAGTACCGACCGAAGAACGCCGTGCGCGACATGGCGAGGGCTCTCGGCTACTCGCCCGGACAGCAGGACGCCTGGTCTCGGCAGGTCGACGGATGGAGCTCAGGGCTCGAGGTCGCCGAGGAGCACGACATCCCCGCGAACGTGCTCGAGTATGCGGGCGAGCTGCTGAAGGCGCCTCGGCATCTCGGCATACACTCCGGCGGCATGGTACTGACTGCCAGACCCGTGGGCGAGGTGGTGCCCGTGGAGCATGCGCGCATGGAGAACCGCACCGTCATCCAGTGGGACAAAGACGATGCGGCCTGGATGGGGCTCGTCAAGTTCGATCTGCTGGGCCTCGGGATGCTGGCGGCCCTCCAGCACTGCTTCGACCTCATCCGCGATGCCACGGGCGAACGGTGGACCCTCGAGACGCTGCCCAAAGAAGAGCCGGCGGTCTACGACATGCTCTGCCGTGCGGATTCGATCGGCGTGTTCCAGGTCGAGTCGCGTGCGCAGATCGGCTTGCTCCCCCGACTGCAGCCTCGGGCCTTCTACGACCTCGCCATCCAGATCGCGCTCATCCGTCCTGGGCCCATCCAGGGCGGGGCGGTGCATCCCTTCGTCCGCCGCAAGATGGCGAAGGATGCGCTCGACGAGGAGAACCGCGCCAGGACTGCCAGGGGCGAAGATCCGGTGGTGCTCGAGATCCCCTATCCGCACGACGATCTCAAGCCGATCCTCGAGCGGACGCTGGGCATCCCGATCTTCCAGGAGCAGCTGATCCAGATGGCGACGGCCATCGGCGACTGCACAGCCGACGAAGCCGATCTGCTCAGACGCGCCATGGGATCCAAGCGCGGACTCGAGAAGATCGAGAAGGTCCGCGACAAGCTCTATGCGGGGATGACCAGGCGCGGGCTCTCCGCCGAGCAGTCGGATCGCATCTACGCGCAGATCCAGGCGTTCTCGAACTTCGGTTTCGCCGAATCGCATTCACTGTCCTTCGCCCTGCTCGTCTACGCCAGCTCCTGGCTCAAGCTGCACTACCCGGCTGCGTTCCTCGCTGGGCTGCTGCGGTCGCAGCCGATGGGCTTCTACTCCGCCTCGACGCTCACCGCAGACGCTCGTCGACACGGAGTCGAGGTTCGGCGTCCCGATCTGCACTCCTCGGGTGCGACCGAGACTCTGGAACCACTCGAAGGAGCACCTCTGCGAGCTCCGACCGGACTGGATTCCTGCTCCGACCCGCTGCAACCCCGCGTGCCGCGCTTCGACCGATCCCTGCCCGACGAATCGGCAGCACATCGCAGAGACGGCGGGTATGCGGTGCGCATGGGACTCAGCGGAGTGCGCGGCATCGGTCTGCCGTTGGCTGAGCGGATCGTCGCTGAGCGCGAGTCAGGCGGCCTCTTCCGCGATCTGAACGATCTGGTGAGGCGGACGGATGCCACTGCTGCGCAGCTGGAGGCTCTCGCGACCGCCGGTGCGTTCGAGTGTCTCGGGCTCCAGCGCAGAGAGGCGATCTGGCTGTCCGGAGCGGCCGCGGAGGACCGCTCGCGATTCCTCCCGGGAACGACCGTCGCCGTGCAGCCGCCGCTGTTCACGGATCAGTCCAGCTATGAGCGGCTCTCCGCCGATCTGTGGGCCACCGGCGTCTCGACCGATGACCACCCGATGGCGCACTTCCGCGCACTCCTCCGTGAGCGGGGCGTGCTCACCTCCCTCGACCTCCAGGGCCACGAGACAGGACGACGCATCGAAGTCGCAGGCCTCGTGACGCACCGTCAGCGCCCGGCGACCGCAGCGGGCGTCACGTTCCTCAACCTCGAGGATGAGAGCGGCCTGGTCAACGTCATCTGCTCGACAGGGGTGTGGAGCCGATATCACCGGGTGGCCCGCGATTCGCCCGCTCTCATCATCCGCGGCATCCTCGAGCGCTCGGCGGAGGGCGTCGTGAACGTCCTCGCAGATGCCTTCGAGGACCTCCGCACCGGAGTCACCCATCGCTCTCGGGACTTCCGATGA